A genomic window from Brassica oleracea var. oleracea cultivar TO1000 chromosome C8, BOL, whole genome shotgun sequence includes:
- the LOC106312220 gene encoding cactin: protein MGSHGKSRSGKQKKKKRRDESESESESYSDGSDDLSPPRRRKGSSSSSRSRRRRSSDDDSSDSDGGRKSKKRTSSKKPSEEEIKEYLAKKAQKKALRAAKKLKTQSVSGYSNDSNPFGDSNLTETFVWRKKIEKDVHHGVPLDEFSVKAEKRRRGERMTEVEKVKKRREERAVEKARHEEEMALLARERARAEFQDWEKKEEEFHFDQSKVRSEIRLREGRLKPIDVLCKHLDGSDDMDIELSEPYMVFKGLNVKDMEELRDDIKMYLDSDRATPTRVQYWEALIVVCDWELAEARKRDALDRARVRGEEPPAELLAQERGLHAGVEADVRKLLDGKTHSELLELQLDIESQLRSGSAKVVEYWEAVLKRLDIYKAKACLKEIHAEMLRRHLHRLEQLSEGDEEDVEVNRRLAPVMEENEEEEINDTNLSDAEEAFSPEPIMEEEEEADVEAEAAGSFSPELMHGDDREEAIDPEEDKKLLEMKRMVVMEKQKKRIKEAMDSKPAPVEDNFKVKAMKAMGAMEEGDAVFGSNAEVNLDSEVYWWHDKYRPRKPKYFNRVHTGYEWNKYNQTHYDHDNPPPKIVQGYKFNIFYPDLVDKIKAPIYTIEKDGTSSETCMIRFHAGPPYEDIAFRIVNKEWEYSHKKGFKCTFERGILHLYINFKRHRYRR from the exons ATGGGATCTCATGGTAAGAGTAGGAGTGGGAAGCAGAAGAAGAAGAAGCGGAGAGATGAATCAGAGTCTGAGTCAGAGTCTTATTCTGACGGTTCTGATGATTTGTCTCCGCCCAGGAGAAGGAAGGGAAGCAGCAGCAGTAGTCGAAGTCGACGCCGTCGTTCGAGTGATGATGATTCCTCTGATAGCGATGGTGGACGGAAGAGTAAGAAGAGAACTTCCTCTAAGAAGCCCTCTGAGGAAGAAATCAAGGAGTATCTTGCCAAAAAGGCTCAGAAGAAG GCATTACGTGCAGCAAAGAAGCTGAAGACTCAGTCTGTGTCTGGCTACTCCAACGATTCAAACCCTTTTGGGGATTCCAATCTCACCGAGACGTTTGTGTGGCGGAAGAAGATTGAAAAAGATGTTCACCATGGAGTACCCTTGGACGAATTTTCCGTCAAAGCTGAGAAGAGGAGACGTGGGGAAAGGATGACGGAGGTTGAAAAGGTTAAGAAGAGGAGAGAAGAGAGAGCTGTGGAGAAAGCTCGACACGAGGAAGAAATGGCATTGCTGGCTAGAGAACGTGCTCGAGCTGAGTTTCAAGATTGGGAGAAGAAGGAGGAAGAGTTCCATTTCGATCAAAGCAAGGTGAGGTCGGAGATCAGACTGCGTGAAGGACGGCTGAAGCCTATCGACGTCCTCTGCAAGCACTTGGATGGTTCAGATGATATGGATATCGAGCTCAGTGAACCTTACATGGTTTTCAAG GGACTCAATGTTAAAGATATGGAAGAGCTTCGGGATGATATCAAAATGTATCTAGATTCGGATCGGGCAACTCCAACACGCGTACAGTATTGGGAG GCGCTTATTGTCGTATGCGATTGGGAGCTAGCTGAAGCTCGTAAAAGGGATGCCTTGGATCGAGCTAGAGTTAGAGGGGAGGAGCCTCCTGCAGAATTGCTTGCTCAAGAGAGGGGACTACACGCTGGTGTTGAAGCTGACGTGAGGAAACTTCTTGATGGGAAGACCCACTCGGAGCTTCTAGAACTGCAGTTGGACATCGAGTCCCAGCTGCGGTCTGGGTCCGCGAAAGTAGTAGAGTATTGGGAAGCGGTTCTAAAACGCCTCGATATATACAAGGCAAAG GCTTGCTTGAAGGAAATACACGCTGAGATGCTCAGGAGGCATCTACATCGCCTCGAGCAACTTTCAGAGGGTGATGAAGAAGATGTTGAAGTTAATCGTCGCTTAGCACCTGTGATGGAAGAAAACGAGGAGGAGGAGATAAACGATACAAATCTTTCAGATGCTGAAGAAGCCTTCTCTCCGGAGCCTATAATGGAGGAAGAAGAAGAAGCTGATGTGGAAGCAGAAGCGGCTGGTTCGTTTTCGCCAGAGCTCATGCACGGTGATGATCGTGAAGAAGCAATCGATCCCGAGGAAGACAAGAAGCTACTG GAAATGAAACGGATGGTTGTGATGGAGAAACAGAAGAAGCGGATCAAAGAAGCTATGGACTCAAAACCAGCACCAGTAGAAGATAACTTTAAGGTTAAAGCAATGAAAGCAATGGGAGCAATGGAGGAAGGTGATGCTGTATTTGGCTCTAACGCTGAAGTGAACCTTGATTCTGAG GTATACTGGTGGCATGACAAGTACCGGCCAAGAAAACCGAAGTACTTCAACAGAGTTCACACGGGGTACGAGTGGAACAAGTATAACCAAACGCACTATGATCACGACAACCCGCCTCCAAAGATCGTTCAAGGGTACAAGTTCAACATCTTCTACCCGGATTTGGTAGACAAGATCAAGGCTCCCATTTACACTATAGAAAAAGATGGGACAAGCTCTGAAACTTGTATGATCCGGTTCCATGCTGGCCCTCCTTATGAAGACATT GCGTTCCGGATTGTGAATAAAGAATGGGAGTATTCTCACAAGAAGGGGTTCAAATGCACGTTTGAGCGTGGGATTCTGCATTTGTACATCAACTTTAAGCGACATCGTTACAGGCGATAA
- the LOC106309419 gene encoding 12S seed storage protein CRD-like, protein METEDNIARGLQVSQDRAEEHPPAHEKDRKVMALATLLEDEKGIEETHCTARIHENIDDPERSDFFSTRAGRISTLNSLNLPVPRLVRLNAIRGVLYSGGMMLPHWTANAHTVLYVTGGQAKIQVVDDNGFAVVKTAGETGFEWIAFKTNDNAYMNTLSGGTSYLRAVPVDVIKAAYGVTEEEAKRVKFSQQETMLAMTLSS, encoded by the exons ATGGAGACAGAAGATAATATTGCTAGAGGACTCCAAGTGAGCCAAGATCGAGCAGAGGAACATCCTCCAG CTCATGAAAAAGATCGTAAGGTTATGGCGTTGGCAACTCTTCTTGAAGATGAAAAAG GCATCGAAGAGACGCATTGCACGGCGAGGATTCACGAGAACATAGACGATCCAGAACGTAGCGACTTTTTCAGCACACGAGCTGGCAGAATCAGCACTCTTAACAGCCTCAATCTCCCTGTTCCACGTTTAGTAAGGCTTAACGCCATTAGAGGCGTTCTCTACAGC GGAGGAATGATGTTGCCGCATTGGACCGCAAACGCACACACCGTGCTATACGTTACAGGCGGTCAAGCCAAGATACAAGTAGTTGACGACAACG GCTTTGCGGTTGTCAAAACCGCTGGTGAAACAGGGTTCGAGTGGATAGCGTTCAAGACGAACGACAATGCTTACATGAACACACTCAGCGGTGGAACATCGTACTTGAGAGCGGTTCCCGTGGATGTGATCAAAGCGGCGTATGGAGTGACCGAGGAAGAAGCCAAGCGGGTCAAGTTTAGTCAGCAAGAGACAATGTTGGCTATGACACTAAGCTCTTAA